One Engystomops pustulosus chromosome 7, aEngPut4.maternal, whole genome shotgun sequence DNA window includes the following coding sequences:
- the LOC140068967 gene encoding transmembrane protein 272-like isoform X2, whose protein sequence is MIAMGSIYIKDCAIEPNIPIYLIVAGVTSLIICLLFPIHLCAPFAAYVIETIVGLFALAWFITGSVWVFRHYQTDPRDCNDTLYKFAFGILLFSYASVAFVLVVSCIVVCCGACCGICKIRSEE, encoded by the exons ATGATTGCTATGG GATCCATTTACATCAAGGACTGTGCAATAGAGCCGAACATTCCAATTTACCTAATAGTGGCTGGTGTAACTAGCTTAATTATATGTTTACTATTCCCAATTCATCTCTGTGCCCCCTTTGCAGCGTATGTCATTGAGACAATCGTGGGTCTCTTTGCACTTGCCTGGTTCATTACAG GAAGCGTTTGGGTGTTTAGACACTACCAAACTGATCCCAGAGACTGTAATGACACATTATACAAGTTTGCATTTGGCATTCTGCTCTTTTCATATGCAAGTGTAGCTTTTGTTCTAGTAGTCTCCTGCATAGTTGTATGCTGCGGGGCATGCTGCGGAATTTGCAAG
- the LOC140068967 gene encoding transmembrane protein 272-like isoform X1 yields MELIVRIVSAIIGLLICIAISIAMIAMGSIYIKDCAIEPNIPIYLIVAGVTSLIICLLFPIHLCAPFAAYVIETIVGLFALAWFITGSVWVFRHYQTDPRDCNDTLYKFAFGILLFSYASVAFVLVVSCIVVCCGACCGICKIRSEE; encoded by the exons TATCTGCGATAATTGGCCTGTTAATTTGCATTGCTATCAGCATTGCTATGATTGCTATGG GATCCATTTACATCAAGGACTGTGCAATAGAGCCGAACATTCCAATTTACCTAATAGTGGCTGGTGTAACTAGCTTAATTATATGTTTACTATTCCCAATTCATCTCTGTGCCCCCTTTGCAGCGTATGTCATTGAGACAATCGTGGGTCTCTTTGCACTTGCCTGGTTCATTACAG GAAGCGTTTGGGTGTTTAGACACTACCAAACTGATCCCAGAGACTGTAATGACACATTATACAAGTTTGCATTTGGCATTCTGCTCTTTTCATATGCAAGTGTAGCTTTTGTTCTAGTAGTCTCCTGCATAGTTGTATGCTGCGGGGCATGCTGCGGAATTTGCAAG